The Candidatus Dependentiae bacterium sequence AAAAAAATGCGCAAAATGATATCTCACCAAAACTCTTTAGTTTACTTGCGAATAAAGAAATCATGGATGCAACTCAACTTCACCAAATTATCGACTATCCATTCTTTATCTCACCCGCATCATCAGAGGTTAAAAAGCGAAAAAATGGCTATTTTCAATCTCCGGCAACAACTGATATTTTTACAACCTGGAGCAAAGAAAACAAAATAAATCCTCTCTTTTTGTCTCACGAATGCAAAAAAATTCTTTCGATAAAAACACCGGAATATAAGACAAAAGGTGACAAAAATGAAAAAGATTTTTATCATCAGGTCGCCTTAACCATTTCAAAAGAGTGGGGATCGGACTGGAACAAAAATTCTCAACTCCTTGCAAGCCTGTACAAAACAGAGGTTTCTTTGCCAAAAGAAATCCAAACTGTTTTAACAGAAGCCATTGAGCCTGAGATATTTTCCGTGTTATCGTGTGGCGTTGTTCAAGGTATCGAGCAAAGAATTTACGCAGTCATTCGTCGTAATGGCCGTAAACCTGCGCAAGAGCCTGCCACTGAAGCGAAAAAAAATATGGACAAAAACCAAGACGAAAAACTTAAAACAGTGCTCAGCTCGGACGGTGAATTTGGTGTTTTAAGAACGTACTGGATTGATGAATTTGAAAAATATGAAATTTAAACCGTAGGATTTGTACTGTGAATACGGAAACCAAAGTTGGACTTTTTATTATTATTGGAATGGGATTTTTTTTATCACTCAGTGTGTACATTGGTGATATTAAATTTAATAGAAATGAATACAGCGTATATCGCGCTTATTTTGACGAAACAGGTGGCCTTGAGACAAAATCTCCCATAAAAATCGCAGGCGTTTCTGTTGGTTGGGTTGACAGCGTTGCATTGCTAGAAGGCGGCAAAGCTGAAATTGTCATGCGCATAAAAAGCATTCACAAGCTTGGTAAAAATGCTTTTGCTCGCATTTCTCAGGAAGGATTAATTGGAACAAAAACAATCGAAATCGATCCAGGAGAATCCTCGAGTGGCTACCTTACACCAGGAAGCACCCTTCCTATGCCAGGAAGAGCTCCAACTACGGTGAGTGGAATCTTGGAACACTTTAAAGACATTACTTCTAACGTTGGAGATTTAACCTCTGGTCTTAAAAATACTTTTGCTACCGTTGAAGCAGAAAAAAAGATTCATCAAACATTAACCAATACTCATAAAACCAGCGCAAACGTTGAAGAATTTACCAGTCATGCAAATCAACTCATCAAAGAAGAAAAAGAAAATATCGCACGCTCAATAAAAAACCTTGAACGAATTACCGAAAAATTAAGTTCAGGAATTACTGAAAATGCCGACGAAACAATTGCCCGCGCTCGCAACATTCTAGAAGAAACAGATGGCATCGTAGAAAAAATAAATAACGGAAAAGGCTTTATTGGTAAATTAATCAATGAAGATCAACTCTATGGCGACCTACAAAAAACAGTTGCCGGCGTTAAAAACTATGTCCAAAAAGCTCAAAACATTCATATCAACGTTGACGGACACCTTGAGTCTATGACCGACAAATCAGACCGAAAAGGATACATCTTGCTGAATGTTTGCACCTATTCTGACTATTTTTACACAATTGGTGTAACCAGTGGAAAAGTAGGTAAATTTGACCGCCGAACAGTCAAAACAAAATATTTCGATCGAGATAACAAAGAAATAAAATTACCAACTATTGCTGAGCTACCAACCTATGAATCGCGCGATATTTTTACACTCGCAAAACATGCTCCTCTGCTCCAGCAAGTTGTTCATACCCCAAGCAAGCCAATGCTCAATATCCAGATCGGAAAACGCTTTAGCAACCTCACCTTTAGAACAGGAATGTTTGAAGACAATTTTGGAATAGCGATGGACTACAACGTCCCAACAAACTCTCCTCATTTTAACTGGATCACCAGCGTTGAAGCATTTGATTTTCATGGACACAACAGAATCAACGAAGACGATAGAATGCATGTAAAATGGATAAACAAATTCTTTTTCATGAGAAAATTATACGTAGTATTTGGAATCGATGACATCGTAGGAAGAGCTACAGGATCACCATTCTTTGGCTTTGGACTTACCTTCAATGATGACGATCTTAAATATGTTCTACCTGGCTTCATGTCGATGAAATAAGTCTTTTATTTCTTTTTTCCCTGAACAAACCGTTGATGAAAAGAGCCCTAAGCTCGTCATGTCTGCATGCTGACAAAGAATGAATCGCAAGCCTTCTTTTTTTCGCAAAAGATCATCTAATTCATGAAATGCTTTTTTCTCAACAACACCATTTCTTCCCACATACGACTGCTGAATCCACAAGGTCCATTCATTTTTAATACATAAATCCAAAAAAGTTGGTGAGTTTAATAAATCAACTCGTAATGCATCGATAAAAAGTATTCTCTTACTCGCAGGCTGCCCTGCTATAGCTTGCACATGCCGTTGAGCCGTAGCGACAACTACAACAGCCTGCAATCCGACATCACCAGAAGCATCAACATCTTTACACCACACAATTCGATCTGGACCAAACGATTCTAACAACTCATCCATTTTTGATTGAGATTTATCATCAGACCGTTGATCACACCACAACTGCCTAGAACTCATCCCCGCAGCAAACGCACCTGCAAGTTGCGTCAAGCGCAAAGGAGACATCT is a genomic window containing:
- a CDS encoding MCE family protein; amino-acid sequence: MNTETKVGLFIIIGMGFFLSLSVYIGDIKFNRNEYSVYRAYFDETGGLETKSPIKIAGVSVGWVDSVALLEGGKAEIVMRIKSIHKLGKNAFARISQEGLIGTKTIEIDPGESSSGYLTPGSTLPMPGRAPTTVSGILEHFKDITSNVGDLTSGLKNTFATVEAEKKIHQTLTNTHKTSANVEEFTSHANQLIKEEKENIARSIKNLERITEKLSSGITENADETIARARNILEETDGIVEKINNGKGFIGKLINEDQLYGDLQKTVAGVKNYVQKAQNIHINVDGHLESMTDKSDRKGYILLNVCTYSDYFYTIGVTSGKVGKFDRRTVKTKYFDRDNKEIKLPTIAELPTYESRDIFTLAKHAPLLQQVVHTPSKPMLNIQIGKRFSNLTFRTGMFEDNFGIAMDYNVPTNSPHFNWITSVEAFDFHGHNRINEDDRMHVKWINKFFFMRKLYVVFGIDDIVGRATGSPFFGFGLTFNDDDLKYVLPGFMSMK